Proteins found in one Patescibacteria group bacterium genomic segment:
- a CDS encoding 50S ribosomal protein L25, whose amino-acid sequence MISLKAKKRKQKDLKGLRAKEKVPAVLYGSNVKNTNLEVDLKEFNKVYKEAGESSLISLEVKDEKEKFLVLIRDIQFNVITDNPIHIDFYQPNLKEEVEIMIPLIFEGEAPVIKSLGGTLVKNISEIEVKAFPQDLPKEIKIDISKLKTFDDNILVKDLQILSGIKILKDPDEIIVTVSAPEKVEEELEKPIEEKETEVISKERESEEKGVKEEEKPVSAEVLTGQEKKKEKK is encoded by the coding sequence ATGATTAGTTTAAAAGCAAAAAAAAGAAAACAAAAGGATTTAAAAGGGCTTAGGGCAAAAGAAAAAGTGCCCGCTGTTTTATATGGCTCTAATGTTAAGAATACTAATTTAGAAGTTGATTTAAAAGAATTTAATAAAGTTTACAAAGAAGCAGGGGAGAGTTCGTTGATTTCTCTTGAAGTAAAAGATGAAAAGGAAAAGTTTTTGGTTTTAATACGTGATATTCAATTTAATGTTATTACTGACAATCCTATTCATATTGATTTTTATCAACCTAACTTAAAAGAAGAAGTTGAGATAATGATTCCTTTGATTTTTGAAGGCGAAGCGCCAGTAATTAAAAGCTTAGGAGGCACTTTGGTTAAAAATATTTCTGAGATTGAAGTAAAAGCGTTTCCTCAAGACCTTCCAAAAGAAATTAAAATTGATATTTCAAAATTAAAAACTTTTGACGATAATATTTTAGTTAAAGATTTGCAAATTCTTTCTGGCATTAAGATTTTAAAAGATCCTGATGAAATTATAGTTACAGTTTCCGCGCCTGAAAAAGTTGAAGAAGAGCTTGAAAAGCCAATTGAAGAAAAAGAAACAGAAGTCATTAGTAAAGAAAGGGAATCAGAAGAGAAAGGAGTAAAAGAAGAAGAAAAACCTGTTTCTGCAGAAGTTTTAACAGGTCAAGAAAAAAAGAAAGAAAAAAAATAG
- a CDS encoding class II fructose-bisphosphate aldolase translates to MKLKEYLLKAQKEKWAIGQFNFSTLEQLKAIVGACEKLNSPAIIGTSEGESGFVGLEQAVALVGSYRKNKNLAIFLNLDHGRSFDYIKKAIDTGYDAVHFDGSKLDFEKNIDILRKIQDYSQKKNILIEGEFNPTLGASRMLEKAPETKQGLTDPGQALEFTKQAKIDSLAISIGSFHGIESSGKSPMIDFDRLKKIKERMKEFLVLHGGSGVSDQDTKQVISQGIVKININTELRLAYRDTLKQVLENRPQETTPYKLMPEVVSAVQKIVENKIKLFGSDNKT, encoded by the coding sequence ATGAAATTAAAAGAATATCTTTTAAAAGCACAAAAAGAGAAATGGGCAATAGGGCAATTTAATTTTTCAACTTTAGAGCAGTTAAAAGCAATAGTTGGAGCTTGTGAAAAACTGAATTCACCAGCAATAATAGGGACATCAGAAGGAGAAAGTGGCTTTGTTGGTTTAGAACAAGCAGTTGCTCTTGTAGGTTCTTATAGAAAGAATAAAAATCTTGCTATTTTTTTAAATCTTGACCACGGAAGATCATTCGATTATATTAAGAAAGCAATAGATACGGGTTATGATGCAGTGCACTTTGATGGTTCAAAACTGGATTTTGAAAAAAACATTGATATTTTAAGAAAGATTCAAGATTATAGCCAGAAGAAAAATATTTTAATTGAAGGAGAGTTTAATCCTACCTTAGGAGCTTCAAGAATGCTTGAGAAAGCGCCAGAAACAAAACAGGGGTTAACAGATCCAGGCCAGGCGTTAGAGTTTACAAAACAAGCTAAAATTGATAGTTTAGCAATTAGTATTGGCAGTTTTCATGGCATTGAATCTTCCGGGAAAAGTCCAATGATTGATTTTGATCGGTTGAAAAAAATAAAGGAAAGAATGAAAGAATTTCTTGTGCTCCATGGCGGTTCAGGCGTGTCTGACCAAGACACTAAACAGGTTATATCTCAAGGCATTGTTAAAATAAACATAAATACTGAGTTGAGGTTAGCTTATAGGGATACTTTAAAACAGGTTTTAGAAAACAGACCACAAGAAACCACACCATATAAATTAATGCCAGAAGTTGTTAGCGCAGTTCAAAAAATTGTTGAAAATAAAATAAAGCTTTTTGGTTCTGACAACAAAACATGA
- a CDS encoding carbohydrate kinase family protein codes for MFDVVTFGSATLDVFVSYKKIGISLKNKRKGIFLPLGEKLEGENMFFYSGGGGTNSAATFGSQGFKTAFCGMIGNDFAGKVVLEDLSRFNVDRRFVFKTNKESTGMSVIFSGSKGKVILPYRGASRLLSARDVPLKELKAKWFYLAPLSGKLVKDYLKIIDFAKKNKIKTALNPSKYQLRSSEIKKALEKVDVLILNQEEAGFLTKTSFKKEKIVFKKLDKLVDGICIMTKGKQGATVSDGRFLYTVPALKVKLVDATGAGDSFGSGFIVEYINSSDIALAIQFAMANSTANIEEWGAKDGILKKGQKWKKVKVKIQKL; via the coding sequence ATGTTTGATGTTGTAACTTTTGGCTCAGCTACATTAGACGTTTTTGTCAGCTATAAAAAGATAGGCATTTCTTTAAAAAACAAAAGAAAAGGGATATTCTTGCCATTGGGTGAAAAGCTTGAAGGCGAGAATATGTTTTTTTACTCTGGAGGCGGAGGCACTAATTCAGCTGCTACATTTGGCAGTCAGGGGTTTAAAACTGCTTTTTGCGGGATGATAGGCAATGATTTTGCAGGAAAAGTTGTTTTAGAAGACTTAAGCAGGTTTAATGTTGACAGAAGATTTGTTTTTAAAACAAACAAAGAATCAACGGGAATGTCAGTGATTTTCAGCGGCAGCAAAGGAAAGGTGATCTTACCTTACAGAGGAGCGTCAAGGTTGTTGTCTGCCAGAGACGTTCCCCTTAAAGAGTTAAAAGCAAAATGGTTTTATTTAGCTCCCTTGTCAGGAAAATTAGTTAAAGATTATTTAAAAATTATTGATTTTGCTAAAAAAAATAAGATTAAAACTGCTTTGAATCCGAGCAAATATCAATTGAGATCTTCTGAAATTAAAAAAGCGCTAGAAAAAGTAGATGTTTTGATTCTTAATCAAGAAGAAGCAGGTTTTCTTACCAAGACTTCTTTTAAAAAAGAAAAAATTGTTTTTAAAAAGCTTGATAAATTAGTAGATGGAATCTGCATTATGACAAAAGGAAAACAGGGAGCAACAGTTTCTGATGGAAGATTCCTGTACACTGTTCCTGCTTTGAAAGTAAAACTTGTTGACGCAACTGGAGCAGGAGATTCATTTGGTTCTGGTTTTATTGTTGAGTATATTAATAGCAGTGACATTGCTTTAGCAATTCAGTTTGCCATGGCAAATTCAACTGCCAATATTGAAGAATGGGGAGCTAAAGATGGGATTTTGAAAAAAGGCCAGAAGTGGAAAAAGGTTAAAGTGAAAATACAAAAACTATGA